A region of the bacterium genome:
GTTCGTCTTGCCGGCCAGTTCGCGCTCGAAGTGGCCGCGCTCGGTGACCTCGGTGGTGACCGTCTCGCGGTAGGCCACCTGGGGCCGCCCCACGTTGCAGCTCACCCGGTGCTCCCGCTGCAGGCGATCCACCATGATCTCCAGGTGGAGCTCGCCCATCCCCCAGATCACCGTCTGGCCGCTGTCCGGATCCTTGCGGACCTGGAAGCTGGGATCCTCGTCGGCCATGGCCGCGAGGGCCTCGCCGAGCTTCTCCTGGTCGGCCTTCGTCTTCGGCTCGATGGCCATGTAGATGACCGGCTCGGCGAAGCTCATGGCCTCCAGCAGCAGCGGGTGCTCCTGCACCGTCAGCGTGTCGCCGGTGCGGATCTGCTTGAAGCCGACGCAGGCCACGATGTCGCCGGTGCGCGCCTCCTCGAGGTCCTCGCGCTTGTCGGCGTGCATCCGCAGCAGGCGGCCGATCCGCTCCCGCTTGCCCGTCGTGACGTTCAGCACCGTCTTGCCCGACTGCAGCGTTCCGCTGTAGACCCTCATGAAGGCCAGCCTGCCCGCGAAGGGGTCGGCCAGGATCTTGAAGGCCAGGGCACTGAACGGCTGGTCGTCACCCGGGCTCCGGGTCTCCTCGCCCTCGCCGTCCTTGTCCGTCCCGCGGATGGCGGGGCGGTCGAGGGGCGACGGCAGGAAGTCGACAACGCCGTCGAGCAGCTTCTGGACGCCCTTGTTCTTCAGCGCCGAACCGCAGAAGACCGGGACGATCTCCCCCGCGAGCGTCGCGCGGCGAACGGCCGCGGCGAGCTGCTCGAGGGTCGGCTCCTCCTCCGCGAGGAAGAGCTCCATCAGCTCCTCATCCACCTCAGCCACGGCCTCGATCATCTCGAGCCGGGCCAGTTCCGCTTCCCCGGCGAGGTCCTCCGGGATCGTGGCGGTGTCGAAGGTGGCGCCCAGGTCGTCCTCATGCTCGAACCGGGCATTCATGTTCATCAGGTCGATCGCGCCGCGGAACGTATCCTCGGCCCCGATCGGCAGGGTCACCGGCACCGGCTTCGCGCCGAGGCGGTCGACCATGCTCTGGACAGCGGCCCCGAAGTCGGCCCCCAGGCGGTCCATCTTGTTGATGAACGCGATGCGGGGGACACCGTACTTGTCGGCCTGGCGCCACACGGTCTCGGACTGGGGCTCGACCCCGCCGACCCCGCAGAACACCGCGACGGCCCCATCCAGCACCCGCAGGCTCCGTTCGACTTCGGCGGTGAAGTCGACGTGCCCGGGAGTGTCGATGATGTTCACCCGGTGGCCCCGCCAGGTGCAGGTCGTCGCGGCCGACTGGATCGTGATCCCGCGCTCGCGTTCCTGCTCCATGTAGTCCATCTGGGTGGCGCCGTCGTCGACGTCGCCCGGTCGGTGCACTCGTCCTGTGTAGTACAGGATCCGCTCCGTCGTCGTGGTTTTTCCCGCGTCGATGTGAGCCATGATCCCGATGTTCCGGACCATGTCGAGTGCGACTTCGCGAGCCACCAATTCTCCCAGATGCTGCGGGGCAGGGCGCCGGCTCCCGCCGGCCGTCGGCCGTTCCGGACCGATCTCCGGAAAATTCCGCGGTCGACACCCAAGCCCAGACGAACAACGCGCACATGACCCTTCCGGATGACCGGAATCGGGCAGTACGTCTCCCGTGCCTCTGGCCCCTGCGATTCCCTTCGCGGGGCACATTCAGGCTATTCGGATGTGCGTTCCTTCAAGCTAGAGCTGCGCTTGTCGGCGAACGAGAGGGACCCTTACCAGCGGCAGTGGGCGAACGCGCGGTTCGCTTCAGCCATGCGGTGAGTGTCTTCGCGCTTCTTGATAGACGGTCCTTCGTTTTTGCTCGCCATCATGAATTCAGCCGCCAGACGTTCCGCGAACGTGTTTTCCGGACGACTGCGCGCGAACCCGATCAGCCAACGCATGGCCAACTGGGTCCGCCGCTCGGCCCGCACCTCGACAGGCACCTGATAGGTGGCACCACCGATACGACGGGACTTCACCTCGACACTCGGCTTGACGTTGTTCAAGGCGGCGCGGAAGACTTCGATGCCGTCCTGGCCGCTCTTCTCCTTGATCATGTCGAGAGCCGTGTAGAAAGACTTCTCGGAGACGCTCCGCTTGCCGCCCTTCATGCAGTAGTTGATGAACTTCGTCACCATCACATCGCCGAACCGGGGATCCGGGGGCAGAATTCGCTTCTCGGGGGACCTGCGTCGCGACATTTCGTTTCTCCTGGGCGGTCTTTCCGCAATCTGGCGCCGGAATCCAGCCGGCGGAACTTCTCATTCGGCCCGCCGGACCCCTCGGGGCGCCGCGGACCGGTGAATGGGGTTCGGGTGGCCGGCGCCGGAGCGCCGCACCCGGGAGCCGCTAGCCCTTGGGCCGCTTCGCCCCGTACTTCGAACGGCCCTGGCGACGATCGTCGACGCCGGAGGCATCTTGGGTACCGCGGATGATGTGGTACCGGACGCCGGGCAGATCCTTCACACGACCACCCCGCACGAGCACGATGCTGTGCTCCTGCAGGTTGTGGCCCTCACCCGGGATGTAGGCCGTCACCTCGATGCCGTTGGTCAGACGCACGCGGGCGATCTTCCGCAGGGCGGAGTTCGGCTTCTTCGGCGTCTGGGTGTACACGCGGGTGCACACACCCTTGCGCTGGGGGCAGGCCTGCAGGGCAGGACACTTGCTCTTCTTCAGCTGGGGCTTGCGGCCCTTGCGAACCAACTGGCTGAGCGTAGGCAATGGACTTCTTCTCCTGGGTGTCACCGAATCCAAGGATTCGACCACCGGGGCGCACCCTTCCGGGAGCAGCCATTCTGGGCGGCGGCGCGGATCCTGCAAACTCTTGATTTTACGCGTTTTGGACGCAATCAAACACAGCGGCAGCCCCACCCTTGCGGTGCCTGGCTGCGGCCGTGGATCGGGAACATTAACCGGGAGACAAGGCTTTGTCAAGGATTGGCGTATTTTTTTGAGGGCCCGAATCGGGTGCTGCGGCGGGGTTTGGCGGCGATTCGGGTCCGGCCCGGGTCGGGCTGGACGGGGTCTCCCGGAGGCCCTACCATCCGGCCCATGAAGCCGTCGCCCCCCACCCTGCGCAGCCTCGTGATCGCCGGCGCCGCCGTGCTGGCCCACCTGCCGGTCTTCCGGACCTGGTGGTGCCTGGACGACTGGGGCCAACTCGCCCGGGCGGCCGACCATCTCGAGCGGACCGGCCCGGCAGTCCGCTGGCTGAGCCAGGACCTGTGGTGGTCGGCGACATGGCCACTGTTCGGCCTGAGCGTGCCACTCCATACGGCAGCCAGGCTCACTATTTTTGCTGCATCGGCGGCTATTCTCGGTGATCTTACCGCTCGCGCGACCGGTCGCGATCGGGCGGGGATCCTGGCCGGAACCCTCTTCGCCGTCTCCCCCGTCGTGTTCACCCCCCTGTTCTGGGCCTCCGGCATCCAGACGGTGCTCGGGGCGGGGGCGGCCATCGCGGCGGCGTGGGCCTGGTGGCGGCCCCGGCGCCGCTGGGCGGCGGCCCTGGCCCTGGTCTCCATCTTCGCCAAGGAATGCGGCCTGGGCCTGCCGTTGCTCTTCGGGCTGGACCTCGCCGTGGGATCGCGGTCGACCGGGACCCGACGCCGCGAGGACGCCGTGCTGGTGGCCGTTCTCGCCCTCGCGGCCGGAGTCGAGGCCTGGCTCGTGCTGAACGGCTTCGCCCACGGGCCCGGCGACGCCTACCGTCTCGGCGGCCCGGCGATGGTGGCGGGCAACCTCGGCGTCTTCGGCTGGTGGCTCGCCACCCCCGGCCCCGTCTTCAGCTCTTCCTTCGACTGGAGCCGGGCGGGCACCGGGGGACTCGTCTTCGTGGCCTGGGCCGCCTGGGGCCTGCTGCGCTGGCGCCGGGGCGACCGGCTGCCGGCCACCGCCCTGGTCGCCGCCCTGATCAGCCTGGCGCCGGCCCTGCCCCTGGTGCAGCAGACCCACCCCTACCTCGCCACGATCGCGGCCGCCGCCCTGGCGACGACGCTCGGGGCGGCGGCCCCGCGGGTCCCCTTCGCCCGGCGGCCGGTGACGGCCCTCGTCGTCGGGGGCCTGGTCGCCCTGGGCGTCTTCAACACCGCGCAGCGCTGCATCCGGCCGCGCGAGGACGGTCGACCGGCCGATCCGGTGGTCAACGCGGCGAGCTGGTCGCGCCTGACGGCCGCCGCCCTGGCCCCGGCGGGCCCCGGGCCCGTGGTGATCTACCAGCCGGCCCTCAGCGGGCCCCGGGTGGCCGAGGCGGCCCGCCGCGGGCGCGATCACGTGCAGCCGTCACCGGCCTGGCGGGCCATGGAAGGCACGCGGGGCGTCGATCTGGTGCTGGGTGCCCCCCGCCGTTCGGCCTGGTGGAACTCCCTGGCCGATCTGCCCGCCGACGCGTGGGTGCTGTGCGAGACGCCCGACGGCTTCGAGCGCTGGGGCCCCGCCACCCAGGCCCTGGCCTACGCGGCCATCCTCGACCTGGTCGTCGACCAGCCCGGCCGGGCCCGGGCCCACCTGTTGCGATTCCGCGCCCTCGGTCTCGCGGCCGACCTCTATCACGCCGACCCGGCCGGGTTCGACGTGCCGGTGCCCCTCTTCACGCGGGGCGCCGCCGCCTTCCGGCGTCACCTGCGGGCCGACCCGGGCGAACCGCACGTCGATCGCGATCTGCTCGCCATCCTGGCCACCCTCGAGCGGAGGGTGCAGGAAGGCGACTGAACCTGCGGCCGGGGACGCCGCCCGGCGCGAAAAAGGCGGCGGCCCCACCAGGACCGCCGCCTCGCTGATGGCCGGCCGCTGCCGGATGGCGCACCGGGCTACTTGATCAGGGTCATCTTCCGCTGCTGGACGATGTCGCCCGCCTCGAGGCGGTACAGGTACACGCCCGAGGCGGCGTCGCGACCGCCCTCGTCGGTCCCGTCCCACAGCACGGCCTGCGGGCCCGCCCCCAGGCGCCCGTCCACGAGACGACGCACCAGGCGACCCCGCGCGTCGTACACGGCCAGCTTCACGTCGCCGCCGCGGGGCAGGTCGAAGCGGATCGTCGTGCTCGGGTTGAAGGGGTTCGGGTAGTTCTGGTCGAGGACCACGGCCCGCGGCGTGTCGCCGACGCCGGAGGCCGTCGTCGAGGGCGTGACCTTGATGCTGTCCACGGCCCAGCCCCAGCCGTTCACCGACTGGTCGGCCACCAGGCGCCAACGCAGCAGCACGACCTCGCCCGCGGCGAAGGTGTCCCTCAGTTCGATGGTGCGGTTGCGCCACAGGGCCGACGTGCCGGCCTGGTTGCCGGCGAAGGCGGTGAGCCAGGCCGCGTCGTCGCGGGCGTCCCAGCCCGGCGCCAGAGGCACCCAGTTGGTGCCGTCAGCGGTGCCCTCCACCACGACGTAGTCCCAGAAGTCGCTGTCGCCGAACACCGAGCCCGGCTCGCC
Encoded here:
- the rpsL gene encoding 30S ribosomal protein S12, which translates into the protein MPTLSQLVRKGRKPQLKKSKCPALQACPQRKGVCTRVYTQTPKKPNSALRKIARVRLTNGIEVTAYIPGEGHNLQEHSIVLVRGGRVKDLPGVRYHIIRGTQDASGVDDRRQGRSKYGAKRPKG
- the rpsG gene encoding 30S ribosomal protein S7 encodes the protein MSRRRSPEKRILPPDPRFGDVMVTKFINYCMKGGKRSVSEKSFYTALDMIKEKSGQDGIEVFRAALNNVKPSVEVKSRRIGGATYQVPVEVRAERRTQLAMRWLIGFARSRPENTFAERLAAEFMMASKNEGPSIKKREDTHRMAEANRAFAHCRW
- the fusA gene encoding elongation factor G, producing MAREVALDMVRNIGIMAHIDAGKTTTTERILYYTGRVHRPGDVDDGATQMDYMEQERERGITIQSAATTCTWRGHRVNIIDTPGHVDFTAEVERSLRVLDGAVAVFCGVGGVEPQSETVWRQADKYGVPRIAFINKMDRLGADFGAAVQSMVDRLGAKPVPVTLPIGAEDTFRGAIDLMNMNARFEHEDDLGATFDTATIPEDLAGEAELARLEMIEAVAEVDEELMELFLAEEEPTLEQLAAAVRRATLAGEIVPVFCGSALKNKGVQKLLDGVVDFLPSPLDRPAIRGTDKDGEGEETRSPGDDQPFSALAFKILADPFAGRLAFMRVYSGTLQSGKTVLNVTTGKRERIGRLLRMHADKREDLEEARTGDIVACVGFKQIRTGDTLTVQEHPLLLEAMSFAEPVIYMAIEPKTKADQEKLGEALAAMADEDPSFQVRKDPDSGQTVIWGMGELHLEIMVDRLQREHRVSCNVGRPQVAYRETVTTEVTERGHFERELAGKTNFAEVELTIGPGDYGTGFTFVNEVKGDRVPAEFVPFIAESAMQACETGVLAGYPLVDLAVRLTGGAWREGESTEMGFRNAAVNALWDGAKRAEPVLLEPVMAVEVTVPAEFLGDVTGHLNSLRGRVMGMEQRKNDQVVSAEVPLVEMFGFATPLRSLTQGRGVFSMQLSRYDKVPEKIAAGIMRLHAGA